The sequence below is a genomic window from Takifugu flavidus isolate HTHZ2018 chromosome 11, ASM371156v2, whole genome shotgun sequence.
ACATGTGAGCTCCTCAACAGTGGAGGCAACGCTCCCATATAACCTTTCCATCCTCTACGGAGACATTGGGGCCTCCGCTTTCCCCCAAAACTCTGCTCGGAAAAGGCTTTGAAGTGTCTTCACTCGTGTAATGAAGCTGAGAGAATCTCAGTTCTGCACTTTAGGCagtttaactttttaaaactcgTGACTCGTGTGTATAAAGTGCCCTTTTAATTCACTTTTAAGAACGCCTGCCCATCAGATGATGACAGCTGAGCAGGCAGAAATGCCTGCTCGCTTCAAAATCAGATCAGCCATTTACAGCAGGCCAGTAGAGGCATGTGGGCTCTTTCCCTGGATAAAACCCTCTTTGTACCTCTGTTTACACTCCATTACTCAAGCCAGGCATGCAGACCTCCCTGCAGGTGTGTGACGTTTCCTGATTTTCTATTCTCAAAGCCGCTGTCACACAATCTAAAAAAGTAATAGAACAAACGCTGGCAAATGCAAATATTAGTGCTGGATGACACGTCTGCCAACCTTTTAAAGGGAACACTGGTTCCATTTACCGACTCCACAACAAGTGCGACGGGAAGTGCTTCGCCACGTGAATGCAGACGCACGCATGCAGCTGCGAACACGTGACCACACGGTTTTCCACATGTTACGAGCAAATTGTTGAAGTgaatctgcagcatctgcattCCACATGTTCCTGTGACGCGGTGAGTCAGAATCTCCACCGTAAAATACATCATTCGTTCTTCCCAAAAATAATCACTACCTCACGACTAAGTGAGGTAAAAGATGTCGCAATATAGCAGAAAGGTGTGACGAAATGTTGGAATTCATATCTAAAGCGGTgcagagtgcagcagcagcagacaatCTCAACTAAACAGGGCAGAACTTCCTTGTGTTGCTTTGGTGCTCACCGATCTGCTCCTCAGGAATGAGGCTCTCGATGGGGGGCTGCAGCTCCGAGCTCTGCGTCAGGTAGCTCTTCATCTGAGTGATGAACTGGCgcagtgtctgcagcagctccagtccaGTAGCATAGCTGTGCCAGGCCTGGGTGCCAGAGCCCTGGTCCATGTAGCTGAGATAGTCTTGCACCAGGCAGCCAAAGTAGGAGCTTTTGTTCCTGGACAGCTCCACCACGCGGTGTATGGCCCTCTTCTCCGGGGTTATCAGAGAGTTGATGACAAAGCTCACTTTCCGCAGCAGGACCAACGCGCCTGCGCTGGGACAGCGCTTTATGCGGTGGCCCGGTGGGGCCATAGTCacgtcctggtcctggtcctggtcctggtcacTCTCCAGGCTGAGGCCATAGTCAGCAtcgtcttcatcctcttcttcgtcGTCATCATCCTCTGTCATATATGGTCGAACGGGGGGTGGCAGAGAAAGGGGGAGGTGGGTGTCGAGGTCATCCAtagtgggggggttggggtcgtgtaggggaggaaggaagaaagacGGTGACTGCGAGTCATCCAGGGAGTCTGACGAATCTGTTAAAATGCTCATGTCACTGAGCCGCTGGCCGACACGTTCCTCCGCTGCTTCTTTGTTGCCAGCGCTGAGTGACGATTCGGGAGGACTACAGGAATTCTGGGGAGGGGATGTGCTGGCATCCCGATGGAAAAGCTTAGCCCTGATGAGCGCCTCCTCAATAGTGCTGTCCTGCAGTGCCAAGTGGCATTGGGCGTCCTCCTGGCTGGATGTGGAAGACGCCACGGCCCgacgaggggaggaggacagcgatGGCAGAGAGATGGGCAGCGAGGGCCAGGGGATGGATATGGGCGAGCTGaggctcagtctgttgggaggagaggacgaggggcTGATGCTCAACGAGGAACCAAGGCGAGAAAGGCGGCTGCCGCCCTggtccctctccctctccttctccttctcctttgaGAGATTGATCCAAGACGCCATCACTGGCATGCTTCGCTGATGACCAACTCGCCCGAGGCGTTGTGGTGGAAATCGAGGCGGCGGTGGGCGAGGAGGCGGTAATCGTGGACAAGCTTCTGCAGTGCTGGTTTTCTGTCCCTCGTGGTTATTTTCACTGCTTTGGTTGTATGGCTCTGCGCTCTGCAAACTGCTGTCGAGGTGGTCCGAACTACAGAGCTGGGAATGACTTGTCACAGAGTCACCGTCGCTATGGctggttttaatgttgtttctgtGGAGCTCCTCCCCCTGGACTAGGTGAGCCGGTTTGGAAGTGTGTTCACAGGTGTCGCGCTGGTGCACCTTAATGAAAAGTGGGTTAATGAAGCAGAGAGCTCCGTTGGACTGGCAACAATCGAGCTCAGATGGGGTGCGAACTCGAAGCCAGGGGCACTTGTGGGTGGTTGCTGAGGAGACGGGTCTCTGCGTGGGGGGAGGTGGTCTTTCAGGTGCAGCTACTTCTGTTACTGTGACTGAGCACTGGGTCGCCTTCCAGAAGCCTGCAGAAGACAGTCACCAAAACATCTTCTTCATTATCAGTGAataaacagctcagaacatttgAATACATCTTATGACAGAGAATATAAACAACTAATAAAATCGTAAAGTAGGTGGGTAAAACCAGGCTTTTACTATATTGAGCACTACAATCAACAATTTATCCTCATTAATGACCTTAAATCTGCAAAAAGGAAactagcaacaaaaggaaaactgGGCTATATTAATTTAACCTCGACTCTCTGAGCTTCACCACGATGAATGAAACAATTCATGGGAACAACATCGGGACCAGTACCAGAAAACAGCGCAGCTCCTTCATGCAGCTCCAGAACAATACTCGCTGTGATCCCGAACGACCCCGACAAACAGATGATCCGTTGAGCTCACGCTCGCTCCATGTCTGACGCAAACAGGCTGATGCACTTGCACAAGCTGAAACTCTTCTAGCTCACACTCAGTCTGGGTTTGACTCTACTCTCCAGATACGCTCCGCCTGTATCCCCTCCCCTGTCAGCTAAACTcaccccctctgtccctctttgtttttccctctcaaaacacactgacacaggTTTGGTACAAGTCCGCCTGCCTTTGTTTAGTACGTCATCAATTCAGAGCTTTGGTTTTTTCCCTTTCACAGATGGAATGTAATAAGGAAATTAAAACCCACATGAATAGATCTCACTAGTAAGAGTTACAAATACCAGACAGAATGTCGTCCCATAAACCTGTCCTTTAAAAAACACAGCTGTATGACTTACTGAATTTCAAAATGCTTCTAAGTTATTATGGGATACCCTccaataaaaaaacatttgtaaaaatGTAGTGACATTTACCAAGCTGCACAATAACTGTACAAAACAACTATCAACTCTGTTTTAAATCATGTGCAGATTAATAAGCAGGAGGCATGTTTAGCAACACACGCAACCTGAGAGGAGCAAAAGAACTGGTTTGAATAATAAAGGATGAATACTTGAATAACTTTAATGTGAATGATGTGATCTATTATACGTGCTTTGACCCGGTTTTTAAACGgtgaaaaatacatttctatCAGGGATTCGGGTGACTTCTTCACAGGATAAGGTACAGAGGTGGCGAAAGCTCGACACATGATATACAAATGCAAAAGTCCATCTTTAAAATCAGGATTACATGAGTCCACATGCAAAAACTGACTGCAAAGACTGTCTTCCATATGTTGTTACAGGtgaagaacaacaacagataaTTCCACACTGAGAAAAGTGATCTCTCATCTTTACTGACCACAAATGTTTGCATATGCGTCAGAAAAGTCTTTTAGATTACCTGTTCACATCAGTCAAGTACATCTGTCCAGACAAGCCCATTCATTGTATGGCCTGACTAAACAGGAACCCTTTTGTTTGTAAAGGACAGTACGAAGCACACCCAACAATGTCTGGCCATCATCAGAGACCATGTAAAAAGGAGGTGTCATCTTTCTACACGAGGCCATCTGGCTCCTTTGATCTGGCAGGTTTGGCAAAAAATTGTCACAGCATAGCTGCAGGAAGGGGGGAGGCAGTGAAGAATGATTCCTACCACACCTCTGCACCTTCACACCATCCTTTTTCACACCATTCTCATGAAGGTAAAAATGCAGGTCTCACgtgagaagaagaggaagacctgGGCCTGGAAGAGGCAACAGCCCCTGAGGATTGAGTCATGCTGCACTGGTATGCCAGAGTGGGGGGATCGGGGCTGTTACATTTTTACAACTAACAGATGTGACATTGAGGAAAACTGGATGAATGCTACAAACTTCCACTTTACACATGCCGTTACTGTTCCCTCTGGAACTGTGGTTTGTTCCATAACGATAGCGTCGTCCATATCTGGTCCACTGGATTTTCATGATATTCTATGTCTCAAATGGTTTGCCACAAGTCAACAAACACCATATCTTCAGCCAGGAAAACTACAAGAAACAAACCTGCTCCGAGTTTAGCGACCTCCTCAAGTTCAGTAGATGTCCTGGCAGAAGCGATGGCGTCGGGAAGCTTCAGAGTGAAAGGCAACACATCTCTGGTGGGGAAAAAAGTTTATAGAGTTTAAGGAGCAGAGACGGGGAAACAGGTGGGGGCTGAACAAGCTTAATTCATTCATTACACTTTTGCAAAACTTTAACATGCCAAGAATAAAGTCGTTTCCAAGAATAGTTCTGAGAAGCAAATTTTTCTATGAATAGTTCATCCATCCCACAAGGGCATAATAAAGTGGGAGGATGATAAGTTCAGGTATGACTTCTCCAAATATGTTGTGAAAAGAGTAGTTTTCAGGATGTGGAGGCATTCAGGGGGGAAACAAGCAAAGGACTCACCTGCTAATGCAGCAGAAAGCCACCAGACGGAAAAGGTCGGCAAAACTTAAGCCTGAACCCTCCAGAGAAAAAGCTGCACAAAGGAGTACACACTTAGACAGATTGTTACACACTATTGTCAGAAAATGAACTTATTCAagctaaataaatgaaacctttTAGCATTACTCTAACAGAACGAAGAGTCCGTGGTTACCTAGGAGGGTCAGAGGTGCACATGCAGATGGTTTAACTCAGTTTAACGTGGTTCTGGCATGGACTCACAGTTAAGGCATCGATACATCTCAAACATTTTCACAAAATGTTTCCATTATATGTTAGAAATGGATTCTTTCACTATGGGAGATAGTTCTTATAAACGTGGTCCTGCTGTCCTGCCCTGGGGGCAGGATTGTGGTTGTCCTTTGTGTTGGCCTTTATGTCTCTTCTATCCTGCAGGGGGTCAGTGGCTGTTATGTCTTCCTGTGCTGCATGTGGCCCGACGCCTGGATTGGCCTAGTGGGGCTACGGTGTCCCAGTCTTACTAAATGTGATACCAAGTGGCAGActtaaacatacacacattacacacagacatacattCTCAgtaacattaaaacacaccaaaTCCATAGGTGCATACAGTATGTATAGGCTCATATGTGTAGGTGAATGGCTGTGTAAATATGTTAATATGTTTTATTGATCTCCACCTATGACTTTTTTCTTGACTTTTTTATTGTTCTATAGTTTCCTCTGTCATTGGTTTTCATTGTTGTTGAAGCGCTGTTTTTTGTTGAGAAATTATGAGAAAAAACTATGAGAAATTGCCTACTTTTCTGATACAAATAAGACAAAGTAAAAAGAGGTGACAATGCCTGGGGAGGGCAGGGCCTTTCCTACAGAAGATATTCTCACTAAGGAAGCATTTGGAATTTCCAGTCTGGCCAGCTACCACGGCAGGTTCAAAAAGGAGCACCTGCTCATTCAAAGCTGAGGGAATTTCCCTTATTTACAGGTAAGTTAAAAAGCTTACCTCACTACAGAAGGAAATAGCTGACATCAGAGATAAAGTGCACATGCATTAGGACTTTTAACATTCTCAATACTTACTGTATTTGTTCTCCCTGACTGGGAAGTcttggacaggaagtgcagtgtTGTGGTCCATTCGTAAAGAGATCACCTTCTTCTGCATGCTGGTTGATTTCCTCACTAAAAAGGTCTGCATATGAGAAGATGACAGCCAATCAGGGCGGAAATAAGTACGCAGACATCTGTTTGCTTTGTGTCGCTTTCAGTTTTCATTAATTattcttcatccatccattttctgctgaTTCAAATCAGGGTGGAGGAGGGTCATCCGGCAAGGTTGAAATACACCTGGACAGGTAGCCAGTCCATCCCATAAGAGACGCTGCGCTGTATTACTCAGGAAAATGTTTTGTGATATAGAAAAATGGAAGAACTCACTCCAGCAGGTTGGTTCTGGAGTATAAGTGTGGCATCGTGGTGACTCAGGCCCAACTGCAGCcacacagcatgtgtttgtaCCAGCCTGTCCAGGACACTGAGCTTCCGATGTAGCGAGTCGTAGCCTGAATCTCTCACTCTCGTGGACCCTTTTCTGATCCCAGCTTGAGGTGAGGCCTGCAGGAAGAGGCGGCCTACCTCTTCAcccagactgcagagagagaaaatacagCTACActattaaaaaataacaatttgaaaaaaaaaaaagctgacagTAAATAGCCAAGTTAAAGTTAAATTGAGAGTACTGTAAATTAATGAATTTAAGATTCAATCTTCATCATTTGAAAGgggcttttttcctttttttgtgcgGTGTCATGTTTTGTCTTGGGTTTTATGTTACTGCCAGTTCAAAGACACCATCCAGGTTTTACCCAACGGGGCATACAAGCATCAATCACTGCAAACCGCAGAAAATATTGAAGTCATTGAAATTACGCCCCCTGATGGTTATAAGAGAAATTGCAAGACATTCGACTCTAGCTCCAAATGCATACACGTAAAGAATAAACAGAAACCCTGTTAagctttaaaagaaacaaacatatGCTCACCCCAGAGCTGCATCTTTGTCGTGCTCCTCTTGGACAGGTTTGTATTTTTTACCCATTTCCTTCTTTAGGGTGCCAAGTTCCCAGGCAAACGAGTCAATCAGCTGTAAATGAGAGACAAAACCTCAAACTTTTTAATTATTCTACTCTCCTCACACCAcgccctccttctcctctcctaccaATCACATAAAGGCAGAGATAGGAATGATTTCATCTCTGTGTCATCAAAACATCAAGTCGATCCAACATTGATCAAAGGAAGACCAGCACTAACCTTTAACATCCCACCGGTTTTACAGAATTATTTTGTGGCAGCAGACTTAGAAAGACACCTAAAGAGAAGCTAAGTGGACCTTCTGTAGTTTTTATGTGAGGCCAAAGCTGGTACAGAAGACATCTTATAATAGAAATGTCTACCGACCACTAGCATTTAAAATCCATGACCAACTGAGGATTCCTTGGGATCCACAATCTGGCTGCGGTTTAACCTACCTCAGGTGCTTTCAGGCATATTCTGCAGAAACAAGAATTATGAAGTGCAACTGCCCAAGCCTGTCCGTCACAAACTGACTGGGATTCAATCGTGACACTTCCCTTTCTCAACACGCAAACACAAGCTTCACTAAATGCAGGCAAATCAAATCATATTAACATGAGAGACTGAGACTCCTTTGACTGCACCTTCATCAGGAACAGGCTGCAAAGCTACTCTGCGACATCcagacattaaaaacatttgccAGATAAGCAGAAGTtgaggttttttcttttaacagtcCAGCAGCAGGCTTACTGTTAGCAGTTACCTATAGCTACATGATCTTAATTCTGGTTAAAATGACCTTGACGtcatttgtttctcttcctgAAAATTGTGTCCTGTTGGGCAAATCCCCTGTTGCGTAACCTCCCACTGGCTCTAAatgaaagaaacacaaactTTGATTCATCTGATTTCCCATTTTATAAATGAGTGCCTAACCCAAACGTATGCttaaaaaacaactgcaaaGAACAGCTTTTTACTTTATTCTCCCGCCACATGTGACGCGTTACCACGTTCAGTCGAGCTCTGGCTTCACCTCCATTTAACCTTTTATCTTCTTGTGTGCATTTTCAGTGTGATTAACACAGAGTTCAAAGATAAGGAAGCAGTATTTATATAAATTGATGCGTCGAATATTTTAGTTTCATTTCTGGCTTAGATAGAATCCTATTCTTTATATTTGACCTTTCTGACACGGAAGACAAAGATCTTTTGACCAAACTTTAATTTGAGCACACTAACCACTGAAAAACTACAGAGCTAAATTTAAACCAGCTCTTCCACCCACTCCTCTTTAATCTTCTCCTGAATTAGTCTCAAACTCAGCCCCTGCAACCGCCTCCTTGTGCTTTGTCACAGAAAGGTATGATTACAGGAGCACTTACCTTAAAGAAACTACCTTTCCTCTCCTGCTTTGGGGGTTGACTGATGGTGCGACTGCACATGCTGTCTTCtgtcaggagctgctggaggataAATGAAACGATTAGAAACACTCATACTCCCCACCATCACTCAAAGCAATGATACTGTCCCATTGAGCAATAATGTTATTGCACAGGAAGACATTGTGACTCTGACTGATACTGTCCCACTAAATCCTGACTGACTGTTCATATTTGCATCCACAAATCTGTGCTGCATGGTACAGAGCCGTACAACTGCTGGTATTTACGGAGCAGTGTCCTACAAAGGTTCCTGTTGACACAAAGCAACCCAGTAATAACATGTGAGTCAATATGAGAAGTATTTGGAGTTTAATTAAACCACTCAAAATAAGTAGCGCAGCTGAACAGATGAGTGCGTGGGTTTTTGTATGTGTAGTTGGTTTTCCatggaatgaaaacagaaaaacggAAACTCAATCGCCCACATTTAGTGGGACTGGAATGTATCTGACATACATCTGCAGTGAAACATGTAATGTGGACCAAGCTAAAACGCTGCCACTACTTTTTGCAGCCTGGTGCAAATTAACGATATATTTGGTTGTGTGAGAGCTTCTCAGATTCAGCATTCAACTGTGTCACATGTAACATTTCCACTTGTCAACTACACATCAACAAGCCTCGAGTCGCTCTGTGGTGGGATGTTGACTGGGAGCAAAACTAAAATGCTAAATGTCAAAGCAACAATACATAATGGacataaaaatacacaaaacatATTTAGATTTTAGACATTGTATATACAATACTTtagacttttttttatctgtatATAAATTTGCATAGCCATAAAAACATATAAGCAACTGGGGAGTGCAAGTAACAAGACCCAGCAATTATTCATGACAGTGatgtgacattaaaatgaataaaagtggCTCAAGCAGTGTAGGATAATCACAGAGACAGTGTGCATGAGgggaaccagctgcagtttTTCTTCTATGTGCATGATATTGTCCATTGCTGTCCACTGCACATGTAGAAGGCTGGCAGAGACCCTGAACTTCCTCAGCTGTCTCAGGTGGTAAAGCCAATGTCTTTCCACACTGATTTGTGTTTAGGTGGACCAGGTGAGTTCCTCTGAGAGATGAACTCTGAGGTACCTGATGTTATCCACCCTATTAAGTGGAGTGCCATCGATGGAGGGACAGTGGGAGGACAGTGGGAGAGCTGCCACAAAGCTGCCTTCTGTAGGCTACCACCATCTCCCTGTTTTTAAACCAGGGAATAAGTCACAATTTTAATGGCAATACCACTGACACCCGCCACACAGTTGTGACTGCGACTACCATCACCTCAGTAACTCTAAACGCAGCTTCTGTGTGAATTCCTGACCTCTGATTCAGTTTTGCAGCAGACTACAGTCTGACTTTCACACTAAGAACATTAGCAGATTTTGTTTTAGGAGAATGGAAAAGCAGAGTCTCATTTGGTACTAGGATGAAAACATGAAGCTCTGTTCGAGCTTGGTGAAATGATAGACGACACCATTGAAATGATGCAGCCTGGGAACCTGCTCATGCCTTGTGGCAGAGTTGCAGTCCAATTATCACACCAACAATAGATGACACACCAGACTGTGAGCTGGAGGACCAAAGAAAACCCAGATCTGAGTCCTGAGTCATCAGCAAGATGACACCGGGACAAAGCAGAGGGGTTTTAGAGCGAATGAGTAACAGAAACTCAGTAACAGAAGTGCTTAGTTTGTTTTCTCCAACTAAAGATGCAATATTTTTGACATTACTGGGGAAAAGTACCCCAAGAGTTGcttaaatcttttttatttataattatcAAGCTCATTAGACCAGTATCGTTGTGCCATTGATGCTCAAAGGCTGAACCTAACAGGAGCTGTTAACAGGAAAAGTTCAACCAAGCATGAAAAGATGGTCTTTTTTAAGGTTAGCGGTACTTCTAGAGGAACAGACATCAcaattccttccttcctgctgatgaCTGAACACAAATGACATCACCAATGGATTTTAACTAGTAAGTGGTTTCCTGTTAGGTCTATTCAGTTATTTGGTTGTGTCTCACTCTTGTTTGTAGCATCTCAGCAGGAGATATCATCACAAAAAAGTGGTTCTCGTTTAAATAGAAAAATCGCGACTACAGACACTTTCTGAATACTTGGCAACTTCTCAAAACTACTTTCAGCTAGGAAGTTAATTACATTTTCTGGAAAATGACGCACAGTATATTTAAAACCTATCTATTTTTAAGTGCAAATCCCCTAAATGTATGGAAATGTATGCAACGGTAACAAGGAAAAGAGGACTGTTAATGAAAAAGGTTGTGGCAAGAAAAGTTGGCAGTCTATTTAAATCTATTTAAAGACAATCTTTCCATAATACCTGCTTATAACTTTTGTTATActttatttggttgtttttatttatgtcgGAATTGGTTTTTTTGCACTAATTCAATAAAACACTCGAGTCAAAGTACCCATTTCCATTAGTAAGGCTGCTTTCTTCTGTACTTCTTTCTAGGTGCTGTCTACATTGAACTCTTCTATACATTCTGTCTGACTCAGTCTGATTCGGATGCTAAATGTCAGCCCAGGTTGGTCGTGTTTTCACACcaattttgggttttttccaccAAAACGGTGAGAACACTTGACGTCTCTCAACAGGTGGCGCTTGTACAGCCCGTCCCGCAGGATTCTTGTGGCTTTCTGGACGGTGCCAACGTGAACAAAAACGGACCCGTCTGCGGTGATTCCCACTCAAAATACGGCAgtgaagttgttgttgttttttccaaatTATTATTTGTGATAGTTTGACAGTAAAGTATAAAAGCACGAAGATTAGCCAACTTCAGAGGTTCGTACCTTCAGAGCGAGACCGAATCAGTCGAAGAAAATGCTGCGTCTCGGATTTGTTTTTTTCGGGGTTTTTAACAAAGAAGACATCCCTGTCCCATGTCGGCGAACATTCCGATGTTTAAAGTCGTGGCAGGACACAGTTTCTTATACTTGATGGTGGAGAAACCAGTGCACAGACTACAATCAACGCCGGTTTCTTCTCCCATAGTTCGAAACTCCTCCAGAATAAAGCGAATTCCCAGCGTTTTTTCTGCGTCATACACACAAAGCTACTTCCTTCTAACtcaacttcaaaataaaataccaaTTATATGTATAAGCGCTGTTAAGGAACAGGCAAACGAAAACCATTATTGAATTCATATATTATTTGACTCTGCTAATATTTATGCCATTGTTTATTTTGTAGTCCTATCATCGTGCAAGTTAATAATCTTGAAATTGAtggaaaatgactttattttaaaagggaGAATTTCAGTTTTTCCGGTCGCCTGTTCGTACCCCGTTCTGCTTGATactgtctgctcctcttcctctccgtccCATCGctacacaacaaaaacaaactcttaTGATTTCAAGTCTTGGATCCCATCCCATCGCACCCGCAGCAGCAAAAGCAACCACTGAAAAGTAGCGTATTACAAACCATAGTCAATCATTATAATACAACAGGCTACCTTAAAAAATGACGATAAACACATGTATTATAACTTTATTAGCAAAATAATAGAGACTGAAATGAGTTGCAAACATATAGGTTTTGGATAAAGATAgaataaaagacaaagaagTACAAAGAACACATGATCTGATTAAACCATAGACTATTTCTTGCGGAGAGGAGACTGCACATTCCACTGCCTCAATCCGGGAGCTCTGAAACGCACAAGTTTAAACCGCATCAGTTTGGTTCCACAACTAGTGTagtccaccaccagggggagctacAGATCAGTTTCTGGACTTTGGTCCATCTTTAAAAAGGTCTAAATTCTTTTTCAGTTCTTCATGCAATTATTTTCTACTACCTGAAGCAAACGctcaaac
It includes:
- the rin2a gene encoding ras and Rab interactor 2, which gives rise to MCSRTISQPPKQERKGSFFKLIDSFAWELGTLKKEMGKKYKPVQEEHDKDAALGLGEEVGRLFLQASPQAGIRKGSTRVRDSGYDSLHRKLSVLDRLVQTHAVWLQLGLSHHDATLILQNQPAGTFLVRKSTSMQKKVISLRMDHNTALPVQDFPVRENKYTFSLEGSGLSFADLFRLVAFCCISRDVLPFTLKLPDAIASARTSTELEEVAKLGAGFWKATQCSVTVTEVAAPERPPPPTQRPVSSATTHKCPWLRVRTPSELDCCQSNGALCFINPLFIKVHQRDTCEHTSKPAHLVQGEELHRNNIKTSHSDGDSVTSHSQLCSSDHLDSSLQSAEPYNQSSENNHEGQKTSTAEACPRLPPPRPPPPRFPPQRLGRVGHQRSMPVMASWINLSKEKEKERERDQGGSRLSRLGSSLSISPSSSPPNRLSLSSPISIPWPSLPISLPSLSSSPRRAVASSTSSQEDAQCHLALQDSTIEEALIRAKLFHRDASTSPPQNSCSPPESSLSAGNKEAAEERVGQRLSDMSILTDSSDSLDDSQSPSFFLPPLHDPNPPTMDDLDTHLPLSLPPPVRPYMTEDDDDEEEDEDDADYGLSLESDQDQDQDQDVTMAPPGHRIKRCPSAGALVLLRKVSFVINSLITPEKRAIHRVVELSRNKSSYFGCLVQDYLSYMDQGSGTQAWHSYATGLELLQTLRQFITQMKSYLTQSSELQPPIESLIPEEQIDAVLEKAMHKCVLKPLKAVVSTALQEFQVRSGEWRELKENLALAKARQPQELGVTVTLPPHPMAIEKIRQKFQTMIKLYSPEKKVHMLLKVCRLIYAIMEDHSGRPYGADDFLPMLTYVLAQCDLPQLDNEILYMMELLDPSLLQGEGGYYLISVFGAMSLIKNFQEDQAAKVLSSETRDTLHQWHRRRTSTLRAAPCIDDFQNYLRVALHELDSGCTAKTLQVRPHATVDEVCQLCAGKFRVSKPKEYGLFLVMGGTSQQLAPDTHPQKIKAELHSRPQVDPFYFVYRRAATVGSSPAGLLSPGLSELADLHRASEFLNSGSLSV